The Candidatus Hydrogenedentota bacterium genome has a window encoding:
- a CDS encoding CehA/McbA family metallohydrolase: MPVHISHPYMTGPFSWLKGNLHTHTTNSDGDLSPQESVATYAALGYDFLMVSDHDCFTKTKGLDPHGMVLIPGNEITAYGPHLLHVNAHRYIDPDEDRQAMIDAINVDGGFCVVCHPNWLENYNHCDHSLLTEWRDYLGIEIYNGVCRRAEGSPIATDRWDRLLSTGRRVWGFANDDSHKPVERGVAWNVAQVESRIPAAIVRALRDGRFYASTGVAITAIRVENATITVETANAQRCRVFADLSRLQATQEGPAISYTVPDDFPHTYVRVECYGVGDDTAWTQPFFVEKTA; encoded by the coding sequence TTGCCCGTCCACATCTCTCATCCCTACATGACCGGCCCGTTCTCCTGGCTCAAAGGCAACCTGCATACCCATACGACGAACAGCGACGGCGACCTCAGCCCGCAGGAATCCGTGGCCACGTATGCCGCGCTCGGCTACGATTTCCTCATGGTCAGCGACCATGACTGCTTCACCAAGACGAAAGGCCTGGACCCTCACGGCATGGTGCTCATACCGGGCAACGAAATCACGGCCTATGGGCCGCACCTGCTGCACGTGAACGCCCACCGCTACATCGACCCCGATGAAGACCGCCAGGCCATGATCGACGCGATCAACGTGGACGGCGGTTTCTGTGTCGTGTGTCATCCAAACTGGCTTGAAAACTACAATCACTGCGACCACAGCTTGCTCACCGAATGGCGCGATTATCTTGGCATCGAAATTTACAACGGCGTGTGCCGGCGCGCCGAGGGCAGCCCCATCGCAACGGACCGTTGGGACCGCCTGCTCAGCACCGGCCGCCGCGTCTGGGGTTTTGCCAACGACGACAGTCACAAGCCGGTGGAACGCGGCGTAGCCTGGAATGTGGCGCAGGTCGAATCGCGCATTCCGGCAGCGATTGTGCGCGCACTTCGAGATGGCCGCTTCTATGCGAGCACGGGCGTCGCTATTACGGCCATACGCGTCGAGAACGCGACGATTACCGTCGAAACGGCCAACGCTCAGCGGTGCCGCGTGTTCGCGGACCTGAGCCGCCTGCAGGCGACACAAGAAGGGCCCGCGATTTCCTATACGGTCCCGGACGATTTCCCCCATACCTATGTGCGTGTGGAATGCTACGGTGTGGGCGACGATACCGCCTGGACCCAGCCGTTCTTTGTGGAAAAGACCGCCTGA
- a CDS encoding phosphonoacetaldehyde hydrolase, with the protein MEFVFQRSYRGPLKAVLLDWAGTTMDYGCYAPAVVFVEVFKRQGVPITMDQAREPMGAHKRVHIQKITQIDAVRRLWEETHGRPPSEQDVDRMFAEFVPLQLQCLADYADLIPGTLEVVADFRKRGMKVGSTTGYTGEMMQLLCAEATKRGYTPDATVCATDVPAGRPEPWMCLENAQRLRIFPMEAVVKAGDTLPDIYEGLNAGMWSIGIAMTGNELGLNEAELAQLDPETRERKRRRAYERMAQAGAHYVVDSIADVPPLLDAINARLARGERP; encoded by the coding sequence ATGGAGTTCGTGTTTCAGCGCAGTTACCGCGGCCCATTGAAGGCAGTGCTGCTCGATTGGGCGGGCACGACCATGGATTACGGGTGCTATGCGCCGGCAGTGGTTTTCGTCGAGGTCTTCAAGCGCCAGGGCGTGCCAATCACCATGGACCAGGCCCGCGAACCGATGGGCGCGCACAAGCGCGTGCACATCCAGAAGATCACGCAGATTGACGCGGTGCGGCGCCTCTGGGAAGAGACACATGGCCGCCCCCCGTCCGAACAGGACGTGGACCGGATGTTTGCCGAGTTCGTGCCGTTGCAGTTGCAGTGCCTCGCCGATTACGCGGATTTGATCCCCGGCACGCTCGAGGTGGTGGCGGACTTCCGCAAACGCGGCATGAAGGTTGGCTCGACTACCGGCTACACGGGCGAAATGATGCAGCTGCTCTGCGCGGAAGCGACGAAACGCGGCTACACGCCGGACGCGACCGTCTGCGCTACGGACGTGCCCGCCGGCCGGCCCGAGCCGTGGATGTGCCTCGAAAACGCCCAACGGCTGCGTATCTTCCCGATGGAGGCGGTCGTAAAGGCCGGCGACACGTTGCCGGACATCTATGAAGGCCTGAACGCGGGCATGTGGAGCATCGGCATTGCCATGACCGGCAATGAACTGGGGCTGAACGAAGCGGAACTGGCGCAACTCGACCCCGAAACACGCGAACGAAAGCGCCGTCGGGCCTATGAACGCATGGCGCAGGCCGGCGCGCATTACGTTGTCGACTCGATTGCCGATGTGCCGCCGCTCCTCGACGCGATCAACGCACGGCTCGCGCGCGGCGAACGTCCGTAA
- a CDS encoding lysoplasmalogenase encodes MAACRDADALKRALFAAFGAAAIYSVTACVVEALPMLPFLRALPTLLLVAAAALWSRPDYGWRIALGLFCGAWGDYFLASASRDWFLAGLGAFLLGHVFYIAAFAFRRRVTGPRLAVTAATTATVAVLTILVALRLAAAGETRLVLPVTAYSLVIVAMAGAAMLHETTTPLVAAGALVFVLSDAHIAVNHLLRDSPLLALSVSGYATYYLGQGLIAAGAVSGSHSWGARAGRSDFAQR; translated from the coding sequence ATGGCGGCATGCCGGGACGCAGACGCGCTCAAGCGCGCCCTGTTCGCCGCGTTCGGTGCGGCGGCGATATACAGCGTGACCGCGTGTGTCGTTGAGGCCCTGCCGATGCTGCCGTTTCTGCGCGCGTTGCCCACGCTTCTCCTCGTCGCGGCAGCGGCCTTATGGTCGCGGCCCGATTACGGTTGGCGCATCGCGCTGGGACTCTTCTGCGGCGCGTGGGGCGACTACTTTCTCGCTTCCGCGTCGCGCGACTGGTTCCTGGCCGGGCTTGGCGCATTCTTGCTGGGCCATGTCTTCTATATTGCCGCGTTCGCGTTCCGCCGCCGCGTTACGGGGCCGCGCCTCGCCGTGACCGCGGCAACAACGGCAACCGTGGCTGTGCTGACTATTCTCGTCGCATTGCGGCTCGCGGCCGCGGGCGAAACGCGTCTTGTCTTGCCCGTGACCGCTTACAGCCTTGTCATCGTCGCGATGGCGGGCGCGGCCATGCTGCACGAGACCACAACGCCGCTTGTCGCGGCGGGCGCGCTTGTTTTCGTCCTTTCAGACGCGCATATCGCGGTGAACCACCTGCTGCGCGATTCGCCGCTGCTGGCGCTGAGCGTATCCGGTTATGCGACCTACTACCTCGGGCAGGGCTTGATCGCGGCGGGCGCGGTCTCGGGCTCGCACTCATGGGGGGCGCGGGCAGGCCGCAGCGATTTCGCGCAACGATAG